The Helicobacter pylori genome includes a window with the following:
- a CDS encoding class I SAM-dependent methyltransferase: MEGFLHQLDIKTLGQVFTPKKIVDFMLTLKHNHGSVLEPSAGDGSFLKRLKKAVGIEIDPKIYPKNALCMDFFDYPLENQFDTIIGNPPYVKHKDIAPSTKEKLHYSLFDERSNLYLFFIEKAIKHLKPKGELIFITPRDFLKSTSSVKLNEWIYKEGTITHFFELGDQKIFPNAMPNCVIFRFCKGDFSRITNDGLQFLCKKGILYFLNQSYTQKLSEVFKVKVGAVSGCDKIFKNEKYGNLEFVTSITKRTHVLEKMVFVNEPNDYLLQHKDSLMQRKIKKFNENNWYKWGRMHHISPKKRIYVNTKTRQKNPFFIHQCPNYDGSILALFPYNQNLDLQNLCDKLNAINWQELGFVCDGRFLFSQRSLENALLPKNFLNEGKTC, translated from the coding sequence TTGGAGGGTTTTTTGCATCAATTAGATATTAAAACTTTAGGGCAGGTTTTCACCCCTAAAAAGATAGTGGATTTCATGCTCACTCTCAAACACAATCATGGGAGTGTTTTAGAGCCAAGCGCGGGCGATGGGAGTTTTTTAAAGCGCTTAAAAAAGGCTGTAGGGATTGAAATCGATCCTAAAATCTACCCTAAAAATGCCCTTTGCATGGACTTTTTTGACTACCCTTTAGAAAACCAATTTGACACCATTATCGGCAACCCGCCCTATGTCAAGCACAAGGATATTGCGCCAAGCACTAAAGAAAAACTCCATTACAGCCTTTTTGATGAAAGGAGTAATCTATACTTGTTTTTCATAGAAAAAGCGATCAAGCATTTAAAACCTAAAGGCGAATTGATTTTCATCACCCCAAGGGATTTTTTAAAATCCACTTCTAGCGTGAAATTAAACGAATGGATTTACAAAGAAGGCACGATAACGCATTTTTTTGAATTAGGCGATCAAAAAATTTTCCCAAACGCCATGCCTAATTGCGTGATTTTTCGTTTTTGTAAGGGTGATTTCAGTAGAATCACCAACGATGGTTTGCAATTTTTGTGCAAAAAAGGCATTTTGTATTTCCTCAACCAATCTTACACGCAAAAATTAAGCGAGGTTTTTAAGGTTAAGGTGGGGGCAGTGAGCGGGTGCGATAAGATTTTTAAAAATGAAAAATACGGGAATTTAGAATTTGTCACTTCAATCACGAAAAGAACCCATGTTTTAGAAAAAATGGTTTTTGTCAATGAGCCTAATGATTATTTACTCCAGCATAAAGATAGCTTGATGCAAAGAAAGATTAAAAAATTCAATGAAAATAACTGGTACAAATGGGGTAGAATGCATCACATATCCCCTAAAAAACGCATTTATGTCAACACCAAAACGCGCCAAAAAAACCCCTTTTTCATCCACCAATGCCCTAATTATGACGGCTCTATTTTAGCGCTATTCCCTTATAACCAAAACCTAGACTTACAAAATCTCTGCGACAAACTCAACGCTATCAACTGGCAAGAATTGGGCTTTGTGTGCGATGGGCGTTTTTTGTTTTCGCAACGCTCTTTAGAAAACGCACTTTTGCCTAAAAACTTTTTAAATGAGGGTAAAACTTGTTAG
- a CDS encoding flagellar hook-length control protein FliK has translation MPSPINPIHTNASANANALNSGAKNEVKDTKNAPKSASKDFSKILNQKISKDKTAPKENPSALKTSPKDAKEDAKELEKTPTSHHQHAQNLAKDQQAPTLRDLLNHKKTTASHEAQHETHKMHETNPKTPNETLNKNEKKPNGVASSAHQTNLTNKNPLTPTNHANHAIKNPTAPTHNAKDPKTLKDIQTLSQKHDLNASNIQVSAPLEKKETPLNASDQLALKTTQTPINHTLAKDSKNTANLSSVLQSLEKKESHNKEHATPPNNEKKTPPLKEALQMNAIKRDKTLSKKKPEKTPIHAKSQITTPSTTPENAPKIPLKTPPLMPLIGTNPPNDNAPTPLEKEEKTKEISENKEKTKESTNSAQSAQNAQASDKTSENKSVVPKETIKHFTQQLKQEIQEYKPPMSRISMDLFPKELGKVEVTIQKVGKNLKVSVISHNNSLQTFLDNQQDLKNSLNALGFEGVDLSFSQDSSKEQPKEQLREPFKEQESTPLKENALKSYQENTDNENKETSMQITLYA, from the coding sequence ATGCCATCTCCTATTAATCCCATTCACACCAACGCAAGCGCCAACGCAAACGCTTTAAATAGCGGAGCGAAAAACGAAGTTAAAGACACCAAAAACGCCCCTAAAAGTGCATCAAAGGATTTCAGTAAGATCTTAAACCAAAAGATCTCTAAAGACAAAACCGCCCCTAAAGAAAATCCTAGCGCTTTAAAAACCTCGCCCAAAGACGCTAAAGAGGACGCTAAAGAGCTTGAAAAAACCCCTACCTCACACCACCAACACGCTCAAAATCTCGCCAAAGACCAACAAGCCCCTACCTTAAGAGATTTGCTCAACCACAAAAAAACCACCGCCTCGCATGAAGCTCAACATGAAACGCACAAGATGCATGAAACTAACCCAAAAACCCCTAACGAAACTTTAAACAAGAATGAAAAAAAGCCTAATGGAGTTGCTTCTAGCGCTCATCAAACCAACTTAACCAATAAAAACCCACTAACCCCCACTAACCACGCTAACCACGCTATCAAAAACCCCACAGCCCCAACCCATAACGCTAAAGATCCAAAAACCCTTAAAGACATCCAAACGCTCAGCCAAAAACATGACTTAAACGCTAGTAACATTCAAGTAAGTGCTCCGTTAGAAAAAAAAGAAACCCCCTTAAATGCAAGCGATCAGCTTGCTTTAAAAACAACGCAAACACCCATTAACCACACCCTTGCAAAGGACTCTAAAAACACCGCCAACCTTTCTAGCGTTTTGCAATCCTTAGAAAAAAAAGAATCGCACAATAAAGAACACGCAACCCCCCCTAATAACGAAAAAAAAACGCCCCCTTTAAAGGAAGCTTTACAAATGAACGCCATTAAAAGGGATAAAACGCTTTCTAAAAAAAAGCCAGAAAAAACCCCTATTCACGCTAAATCCCAAATTACAACCCCAAGCACAACGCCAGAAAATGCCCCTAAAATCCCTCTTAAAACGCCCCCTTTAATGCCTTTAATAGGAACTAACCCCCCTAATGATAACGCTCCAACGCCCCTAGAAAAAGAAGAAAAAACTAAAGAAATAAGCGAAAATAAAGAAAAAACTAAAGAATCCACTAACAGCGCTCAAAGCGCGCAAAACGCCCAAGCCAGCGATAAGACAAGCGAGAATAAAAGCGTTGTCCCTAAAGAAACGATCAAGCATTTCACCCAACAATTAAAGCAAGAAATCCAAGAATACAAACCCCCCATGAGCAGGATCTCTATGGATTTATTCCCTAAGGAATTGGGCAAGGTTGAAGTAACCATTCAAAAAGTGGGTAAAAACCTTAAAGTGAGCGTGATTTCTCACAACAACAGCTTGCAAACCTTTTTAGACAACCAACAAGATCTCAAAAACAGCCTGAACGCTTTAGGCTTTGAAGGGGTGGATTTGAGCTTTTCGCAAGATTCTTCTAAAGAACAACCCAAAGAGCAACTAAGAGAGCCATTCAAAGAGCAGGAATCAACCCCCTTAAAAGAAAACGCCCTAAAAAGCTACCAAGAAAATACGGATAATGAAAACAAAGAAACGAGCATGCAAATCACTCTTTATGCGTGA
- a CDS encoding restriction endonuclease, with protein sequence MIPTQLNEIAKFLKTNPYNLSQPLQDGRLNSSVNEEEILNAIKHFFPIQLPKAREWWDFSFKENDIFYPVNIKITTTKTADNLNCKLGIYYALCGLLPTFNNEIAWEKYFQKLHKDLGKNTDRDYYFLIINKNDPKDIFINSLKGIQTLQPNGNNLPFQCKWDNNREIIQRDFDGSKNSILSALAESVKLIANIYLAFKEFFGGFFASIRY encoded by the coding sequence ATGATACCCACACAGCTTAATGAAATTGCAAAATTTTTAAAAACAAACCCTTATAATTTGTCTCAACCCTTACAGGATGGACGCTTAAATTCATCGGTCAATGAAGAAGAAATTTTAAACGCCATCAAACATTTTTTTCCTATCCAACTGCCAAAAGCCAGAGAGTGGTGGGATTTTAGTTTTAAAGAAAACGATATTTTTTATCCTGTCAATATTAAAATCACCACCACAAAAACCGCTGACAATCTTAATTGTAAATTAGGGATTTATTATGCGTTGTGTGGCTTATTGCCGACTTTCAATAACGAAATTGCATGGGAAAAATACTTTCAAAAACTGCATAAAGACTTAGGCAAAAACACCGATAGGGACTATTATTTTTTAATTATCAACAAAAACGATCCTAAAGATATTTTTATCAATTCCTTAAAAGGCATTCAAACTCTTCAGCCAAATGGCAATAACTTGCCCTTCCAATGCAAGTGGGATAACAACAGAGAAATCATTCAAAGAGATTTTGATGGAAGTAAAAACTCCATCTTAAGCGCTTTAGCTGAAAGTGTTAAGTTAATAGCTAATATTTATTTAGCATTCAAAGAATTTTTTGGAGGGTTTTTTGCATCAATTAGATATTAA
- the flgD gene encoding flagellar hook assembly protein FlgD, whose translation MAIDLAEVTGAKAAQERKKEQPTIANGLDKNAFMKLFLEQLKNQDPTAPMETDKIITQTAQLTQVEMQEENKKTMQEVASAMKSNKETNESLKDFQGALKDTMENLNKGMDDSLKANNALREVSALNSVSMIGKIAETDVSGANFDGNNKLSFSLFFDEKIDASKGVPAIQILNENNELVKTIPLKDYNGQKGYINFEWDGLNEKGEKVPKGNYKIKAEYNLDSQSKQYLQTRIGRGEVESVIFDKGKPMLRMGEMVLPIDSAIEFYKPDQKPLDQKPLEQKPLDQKLSDQKPQKLSEQKSLDQKPLDQKLSDQKPQTPPKETA comes from the coding sequence ATGGCCATTGATTTAGCAGAAGTTACAGGAGCTAAAGCCGCACAAGAAAGGAAAAAAGAGCAGCCCACAATCGCTAACGGGTTGGATAAAAACGCTTTCATGAAACTCTTTTTAGAGCAATTGAAAAATCAAGACCCTACCGCTCCTATGGAAACGGATAAGATCATCACCCAAACCGCACAGCTCACGCAAGTGGAAATGCAAGAAGAAAACAAAAAAACCATGCAAGAAGTCGCCAGCGCGATGAAATCCAATAAAGAAACTAACGAGTCTTTAAAAGACTTTCAAGGCGCTTTAAAAGACACCATGGAAAACCTTAATAAAGGCATGGACGATAGCCTAAAGGCTAATAATGCTTTAAGGGAAGTGAGCGCGCTCAATTCTGTGAGCATGATAGGTAAAATCGCTGAAACCGATGTGAGCGGGGCGAATTTTGATGGCAACAATAAGCTTTCTTTTTCGCTCTTTTTTGATGAAAAAATTGACGCTTCTAAAGGAGTGCCAGCGATTCAAATCCTGAATGAAAACAATGAATTAGTCAAAACGATTCCTTTAAAAGATTATAACGGGCAAAAGGGGTATATCAATTTTGAATGGGACGGCTTGAACGAAAAGGGCGAAAAAGTCCCTAAAGGCAATTATAAAATCAAGGCTGAATACAATTTAGACTCCCAAAGCAAGCAGTATTTGCAAACGCGCATCGGTAGGGGCGAAGTGGAAAGCGTGATTTTTGATAAAGGCAAGCCCATGCTAAGAATGGGCGAAATGGTTTTACCCATAGACAGCGCGATAGAGTTTTATAAACCGGATCAAAAACCCCTTGATCAAAAGCCGCTCGAACAAAAACCCCTTGATCAAAAGCTCTCTGATCAAAAACCTCAAAAGCTCTCTGAACAAAAGTCGCTTGATCAAAAACCGCTTGATCAAAAACTCTCTGATCAAAAGCCCCAAACCCCCCCTAAAGAGACAGCATGA
- the pta gene encoding phosphate acetyltransferase codes for MQGFMRSLWIYPEDTEVLGVACKSLLKVLKPRYQKIALFSPIDGGCEGFLGCYGLNPLEFHSAIDKQKALELVSAAQEELLFETILKRYDELQTTHDFVINLGYAPKFFLNALLDLNTTLAKHLNAPIVAVAQTSLEYLKAMHSHILKKEVPFAVGLFVGEMLEKPHFLSASLCKQQCELEADLIESVLQTKSKIITPLAFQMSLEKKAKKQIKKVVLPESEDERILKAVHRLNAMGAVGLILLGDKEAINSQAKNLNLNLENVEIIDPNTSHYREEFANNLYELRKSKGLSEQEANQLALDKTYFATMLVHLGYAHAMVSGVNHTTAETIRPALQIIKTKPGVSLVSSVFLMCLDTQVLVFGDCAIIPNPSPKELAEIAITSAQSAKQFNIVPKVALLSYATGDSAQGEMIDKINEAVTIAQRLDPQLEIDGPLQFDASIDKSVAKKKMPNSQVAGQASVFIFPDLNAGNIAYKAVQRSAKAVAIGPILQGLNKPINDLSRGALVEDIINTVLISAIQAQD; via the coding sequence ATGCAAGGTTTCATGCGAAGTTTATGGATTTACCCAGAGGATACAGAAGTTTTAGGGGTTGCTTGCAAGAGCCTTTTAAAAGTGCTAAAGCCACGCTATCAAAAAATCGCATTGTTTTCGCCCATTGATGGGGGGTGTGAGGGCTTTTTGGGGTGCTATGGCTTGAACCCTTTAGAATTTCATAGCGCCATAGACAAACAAAAGGCTTTAGAGCTTGTGAGTGCTGCTCAAGAAGAGTTACTATTTGAAACAATTCTCAAACGCTACGATGAATTACAAACCACGCATGACTTTGTCATTAATTTAGGGTATGCACCGAAGTTTTTCTTAAACGCTCTTTTAGATTTAAACACCACTTTAGCCAAGCATTTAAACGCTCCTATTGTGGCTGTCGCGCAAACGAGTTTAGAATATTTGAAAGCCATGCATTCTCACATTCTCAAAAAAGAAGTCCCTTTCGCTGTAGGGTTATTTGTGGGCGAAATGCTTGAAAAACCACATTTTTTAAGCGCGTCTCTTTGCAAGCAACAATGCGAATTAGAAGCGGATCTGATAGAAAGCGTGTTGCAAACAAAAAGCAAGATTATTACCCCTTTAGCCTTTCAAATGAGTTTGGAAAAAAAGGCTAAAAAACAGATTAAAAAAGTGGTTTTACCCGAGAGCGAAGATGAAAGGATTTTAAAAGCCGTGCATCGTTTGAACGCTATGGGTGCGGTAGGATTGATTTTATTAGGCGATAAAGAAGCCATTAATTCGCAAGCGAAAAATTTGAACTTGAATTTAGAAAATGTGGAAATCATTGATCCCAACACTTCTCATTATAGAGAAGAATTCGCTAACAATTTGTATGAATTGCGAAAATCAAAGGGCTTGAGTGAGCAAGAAGCTAATCAATTAGCGCTGGATAAGACTTATTTTGCGACCATGCTCGTGCATTTAGGCTACGCGCATGCGATGGTTTCTGGGGTGAATCACACCACGGCTGAGACCATTAGACCCGCTTTACAAATTATTAAAACTAAGCCCGGCGTGAGCTTGGTTTCAAGCGTGTTTTTAATGTGCTTAGACACTCAAGTGCTAGTCTTTGGGGATTGCGCGATTATCCCTAACCCTAGCCCTAAAGAATTAGCTGAGATCGCTATCACTTCCGCGCAAAGCGCTAAACAATTCAATATCGTGCCTAAAGTGGCCTTGCTTTCTTATGCGACAGGCGATTCCGCTCAAGGCGAAATGATAGACAAAATCAACGAAGCTGTAACAATCGCTCAGCGTTTAGATCCGCAATTAGAAATTGATGGCCCTTTACAATTTGACGCTTCCATTGATAAAAGCGTAGCGAAGAAAAAAATGCCTAACAGCCAAGTGGCCGGGCAAGCTAGCGTTTTTATTTTCCCGGATTTAAACGCTGGGAATATCGCTTATAAAGCGGTGCAACGAAGCGCTAAAGCCGTGGCGATAGGGCCCATCTTACAAGGTTTGAACAAGCCCATTAATGATTTGAGTAGGGGCGCTTTAGTGGAAGATATTATTAACACCGTTTTGATTAGCGCCATTCAAGCGCAAGATTAA
- a CDS encoding acetate kinase, with protein sequence MEILVLNLGSSSIKFKLFDMQENKPLASGLAEKIGEEIGQLKIKSHLHHNDQELKEKLVIKDHASGLLMIRESLTKMGIIKDFNQIDAIGHRVVQGGDKFHAPVLVNELVMQEIGKLSILAPLHNPANLAGIEFVQKAHPHIPQIAVFDTAFHATMPNYAYMYALPYELYEKYQIRRYGFHGTSHHYVAKEAAKFLNIPYEEFNAISLHLGNGSSAAAIQKGKSVDTSMGLTPLEGLIMGTRCGDIDPTVVEYIAQCANKSLEEVMKILNHESGLKGICGDNDARNIEARKEKGDKQAKLAFEMCAYRIKKDVGAYMAVLKKVDAIIFTGGMGENYPALRESVCEGLEDLGIALCKPTNDNPGNGLVDLSQPDSKVKVLRIPTDEELEIALQAKEIVEKLK encoded by the coding sequence ATGGAAATTTTAGTGTTGAATCTGGGCAGTTCGTCTATTAAGTTTAAATTGTTTGACATGCAAGAAAACAAGCCCTTAGCGAGCGGTTTAGCCGAAAAAATCGGCGAAGAAATAGGGCAGTTGAAAATCAAATCGCATTTACACCATAACGATCAAGAGCTTAAAGAAAAGCTTGTGATTAAAGATCATGCGAGCGGGCTTTTAATGATTCGTGAGAGTTTAACGAAAATGGGGATCATCAAAGATTTTAATCAAATTGACGCTATAGGGCATCGTGTGGTTCAAGGGGGGGATAAATTCCATGCCCCAGTCTTAGTCAATGAATTAGTCATGCAAGAAATTGGCAAGCTTTCTATTTTAGCCCCCTTACACAACCCGGCGAATTTAGCCGGTATTGAGTTTGTTCAAAAAGCGCACCCCCATATCCCTCAAATCGCTGTTTTTGACACCGCATTCCATGCCACTATGCCTAATTACGCTTACATGTATGCTTTACCTTATGAATTGTATGAAAAGTATCAAATCCGCCGTTATGGTTTCCATGGGACTTCACACCATTATGTGGCTAAAGAAGCGGCGAAGTTTTTGAATATTCCTTATGAGGAATTTAACGCTATCAGTTTGCATTTAGGGAACGGCTCAAGTGCAGCAGCCATTCAAAAGGGTAAAAGCGTGGACACTTCTATGGGGCTAACCCCTTTAGAAGGCTTGATCATGGGCACAAGGTGTGGGGATATTGATCCTACCGTGGTGGAATACATCGCGCAATGCGCTAATAAAAGTTTAGAAGAAGTGATGAAAATTTTAAACCATGAAAGCGGCTTGAAAGGCATTTGTGGGGATAATGACGCCAGAAACATAGAAGCCAGAAAAGAAAAAGGCGATAAGCAAGCCAAGCTCGCTTTTGAAATGTGCGCTTATCGCATTAAAAAGGATGTTGGGGCTTACATGGCAGTCTTAAAAAAAGTGGATGCAATTATCTTTACTGGGGGGATGGGGGAAAATTACCCCGCTTTAAGAGAGAGCGTGTGTGAAGGATTAGAAGATTTAGGGATCGCTTTATGTAAGCCCACCAACGACAATCCGGGTAACGGATTAGTGGATTTGAGCCAGCCTGATTCTAAAGTTAAGGTTTTACGAATCCCTACTGATGAAGAGCTAGAAATCGCTTTACAAGCGAAAGAAATAGTAGAAAAATTAAAATAA
- a CDS encoding flagellar hook protein FlgE, translated as MNDTLLNAYSGIKTHQFGIDSLSNNIANVNTLGYRSNDPEFKTLFSSHLDALNAKSVVANDRNYGVTGSGNVLSNKDGEYMPSEGEFHMAYQGKGWFVIGPNKNGEMTINKDGFSKKQDNFLTRAGNFARDADGYLVTPEGYYVYGIDLKKIKDGTLNSTARDEDIEKLHGNTLSPLQIPQDLTYQPVLSTKVGISVNLNPKDHLKGAQDFFLNDKGEIIKERFLNQDINALANDDNEPIDAITNRKLNISIQKENGKKEDLVFTYGDAEKGENQFKTLGDLQKLFKEKTGLDLNLIKSEKDAKSPPLLLEIANPSQTPITFSLSGGIADKLGLKADGMELKKGISRDSVAIKIPYYSTEVDIYDKAGDKYLLQSEYYMTNSNDPTSSPTSKRKNQTWEVKSYIADPKNKTPINDPTWEIVGFDSATHKMKSAPMTLDFKGNKLTYSLDKSENHDSSDLSYQDSKLLEASQDGKPRGIFRDMRIEENGVISLAFSNGVVEPVARIGILAFTNDQGLRKIGGNLYEMQEGTINGENRPLSGNPILGWDEEGKLKFGKIRHKYLETSNVNAGNALTNLILMQRGYSMNARAFGAGDDMIKEAISLKK; from the coding sequence ATGAACGACACCTTATTAAACGCTTATAGCGGGATTAAGACCCACCAGTTTGGCATTGATAGCCTTTCAAACAATATCGCCAATGTCAATACTTTAGGCTATCGCTCCAATGATCCGGAGTTTAAGACCCTATTTTCTTCGCATTTAGACGCTTTGAACGCCAAATCCGTTGTGGCTAATGACCGAAATTACGGCGTTACAGGATCAGGCAATGTCCTTTCTAATAAAGACGGGGAATACATGCCAAGCGAGGGGGAATTCCACATGGCGTATCAAGGCAAGGGCTGGTTTGTGATAGGGCCCAATAAAAATGGGGAAATGACCATTAATAAAGACGGCTTTAGCAAAAAACAGGATAATTTTCTCACGCGCGCCGGCAATTTCGCCAGGGACGCTGATGGCTATTTAGTAACCCCTGAGGGCTATTATGTCTATGGCATTGATTTGAAAAAAATCAAAGACGGCACGCTCAATTCCACCGCCAGAGATGAAGACATTGAAAAATTGCATGGCAACACCCTTTCGCCCTTACAAATCCCCCAAGATTTGACTTACCAGCCCGTGCTTAGCACGAAAGTGGGTATTAGCGTGAATCTAAACCCTAAAGACCATTTAAAAGGCGCACAAGATTTTTTCTTAAACGACAAGGGCGAGATTATTAAAGAGCGTTTTTTAAACCAGGATATTAACGCTTTAGCGAATGACGATAACGAGCCAATAGATGCAATCACCAATCGTAAATTAAACATCAGTATCCAAAAAGAGAATGGCAAAAAAGAGGATTTGGTTTTCACTTATGGGGACGCTGAAAAAGGCGAAAACCAATTCAAAACTTTAGGCGATTTGCAAAAACTCTTTAAAGAAAAAACCGGGCTAGACTTAAACCTCATCAAAAGCGAAAAAGACGCCAAAAGCCCACCCCTTTTATTAGAGATCGCTAATCCTAGCCAAACGCCTATCACCTTTAGCTTGAGTGGGGGCATTGCGGATAAATTGGGCTTGAAAGCGGACGGAATGGAACTAAAAAAGGGCATTAGCAGGGATTCAGTAGCGATCAAAATCCCTTATTACAGCACAGAAGTGGATATTTATGATAAAGCCGGGGATAAATACTTGCTCCAAAGCGAATATTACATGACCAATTCTAACGATCCCACATCAAGCCCCACGAGTAAAAGGAAAAACCAAACTTGGGAAGTGAAAAGCTACATCGCAGATCCCAAAAACAAAACCCCTATCAATGATCCTACTTGGGAAATTGTCGGCTTTGATTCAGCCACGCACAAAATGAAATCCGCCCCCATGACTTTGGATTTTAAAGGCAATAAACTCACCTACTCTTTAGATAAAAGCGAAAACCATGATTCTAGCGATTTGTCTTACCAAGACTCCAAACTCCTAGAAGCGAGTCAAGACGGCAAGCCTAGGGGCATTTTTAGAGACATGCGCATTGAAGAAAATGGCGTGATTTCTCTAGCCTTTAGTAATGGGGTGGTAGAGCCGGTCGCTCGCATCGGTATTTTAGCTTTCACTAACGATCAAGGCTTGAGAAAAATCGGCGGTAACCTCTATGAAATGCAAGAAGGCACCATTAATGGCGAAAACAGACCCCTAAGCGGTAACCCCATTTTAGGGTGGGACGAAGAGGGCAAGCTCAAGTTTGGGAAAATCAGGCATAAATATTTAGAAACGAGCAATGTGAATGCCGGGAACGCCCTAACCAATCTCATTTTAATGCAAAGAGGCTATTCTATGAACGCTAGAGCCTTTGGCGCGGGCGATGACATGATTAAAGAAGCTATTAGTTTGAAAAAATAA